The Solirubrobacter pauli sequence CGGCAGATCTACAAGGAGATGCAGTCGTGACCACGGTCCTCGAGGCCGAGCTGCTCGTCCACCTGGACCAGCAGATCAACTCCGCTCGCCAGCTGCTCAAGCTCGTCCTCGCCCAAGGTGGCGCGATCCGCGAGCGCGATACCGAGGCCGTCCTGGCCCGGCTCGCCGACATCCAGTCGGAGATGGTCCGTCGCAACGGCCTCGAGCAGGAGCGCACCAGCCTGCTCCAGCGGGCCGGCGTCGCGCTCGGCATGCCCGCCACGAACGTCACGCTCGAGCGCCTCTGCAGCCTCATCACCCCCGGCGCCGCGTCCGCGGCGATGCAACGATCCGCCGAGCTGCGTGGTCTGCTCGCCGAGATCGCCCGCGAGCACGGCATCAACCGTGCCCTGATGCGCCAGGAGCTGACGTTCCTGTCGCACCTCACCCGCCTGATCGGCCAAGAGGCCGAGCCGGGCTACAGCCCTCCCAACGGCGCACGCCCCAACGCCGCACCAGCGCCCTCCACCTACCGCGCACTGGACCTCCAGGCCTAACCCCACCTGATCCCTCATGCCCGTCTCCTCCTTCTTCGGCATGCAGACCTCGCTGCGTGGCCTTCTGGCCCACCAGCGCATGCTCGACACCACCGGCCACAACATCGCGAACGCGTCGACGCAGGGCTACTCCCGCCAGGAGGCCACCCTGCAGGCGTCGCGGGCCGTGCAGCTGACGCTGACCAACAACGTCAACACGGTCGGCGCGCAGCTCGGCGCCGGCGTCGACGTCACCGGCTTCCGCCGCATCCGCGACCAGTTCCTGGACTCCCAGTACCGGGCGCAGAACACGAACGTCAACGAGTGGAACGCGAAGGCTGATGCCCTCGACACGGCCGAGCTCTCGCTCGCGGAGCCGGGCGAGAACGGCATCAACCAGCAGCTCGCCAACTTCTGGAACGCGTGGTCGGACCTCGCCGGCGCCGCCAACGACAACTCGGCCAAGCAGTCGCTGGTCCAGAAGTCGAACGGCCTCGCCGACTCGATCCAGTCCGTGCGCGCGCAGATGGTCGCCGCGCAGGAGCGCGCCCAGGGCCAGTACGCCGCGATCACCGGTCCGGGC is a genomic window containing:
- the flgN gene encoding flagellar export chaperone FlgN, with the protein product MTTVLEAELLVHLDQQINSARQLLKLVLAQGGAIRERDTEAVLARLADIQSEMVRRNGLEQERTSLLQRAGVALGMPATNVTLERLCSLITPGAASAAMQRSAELRGLLAEIAREHGINRALMRQELTFLSHLTRLIGQEAEPGYSPPNGARPNAAPAPSTYRALDLQA